Genomic window (Egicoccus halophilus):
ACGCTCACACCGGTCGCGAGCACGTCCTGCCACGCCCAGGCGTCGGCGCCGTCGGGGTCGGCACCGATGGGCAGGTCCCCGAGCAACGCGAGCGGCGCACCGGCGGAGCGCAGCTGCTCGTCGCACAACCACTGCAGCCAGCAGTGGAAGCGGACCCGGTCGGCGTGCTCCCGGGAGAACGTGCCGACCGCCTCGTTGGCGGGGTGCCGGTGCTCGGCCGGCCACTGGCGCCAGCCGGTCCCGTGGTGCTCCGCGAGCGCACAGAAGGTGGCGAAGACCGCCAGGGCCTCGCCGCGTTGTTGGGCGAAGCGCAGGAACTCGTCCTCGTCCCCGCACCCGTCACCCTCGCGCCACAACCGCTCGAGCACCTCCAGCTTGGCGGCCATCACCCGGTCGCGGTCGATGGGCCGGTCGTCGGTGAGGGCGCGCCCGTCGTCCGCGAGCCGGTCGAAGCCCTCGAGGTCGCTCGCCCCGGGCACCTCGTCGAGGCGCAGGTAGATCGGGTCGAGGAACCGGCGGGAGGTGGGGTAGTACGGGCTCGTCTCGCGCGGGGCGACGGGCGTCACCGCGTCGAGCGGGTTGATCAGCATCGTCGAGGCGCCGAGGTCGGCCGACCAGCTGGCGAGGTGGCGCAGGTCGGCGAAGTCACCGATGCCCCAACTGCCGGCGGACCGCGCGGCGTACAACTGCACCGACCAGCCCCAACCGACCAGGTCGTCGGGCAGGTGGCAGCGGCCGGGGCTGACGATGAGTCGCCGCGGCGTGTCCCGGCCCTCGACCACGAGGTCGTGGTAGCCCGTCGGGACGTCGTCGGGGACGCTGCCCTCGAGCGTTCGCTGCGTGCCGTCCTCCAGGCGCAGTTCCACGGCGCCGGGCACGGACACCGTCTCGCCCACGCGCACGACCAGGACCGCGTCGACCTGCGGCGGTCGGTCCTCGGCCGGGTCGCCGCCCATGGCCCGGACCAGCGCGTCACGCGTCTCGGCCGGGACCTCGGCCCAGGCGCCGAACGCGTCCTCGTACGCGGTCACGATGCCCCAGCCGTCGGGCTCGACGGAACGGCCGCCGGTGCGACGCCGCTCCTCGTCGGTGCGGCGCTGCGGGCCGGGGTGCTCCACGTCGTCTCGGGCGGCATCGGCCATCAGGCGTCCTCGTCTCGGACCAGCAGGGCGACCGGGAAGGCGGTCAGGATCTCGGCCAGGGCGACCGGGCGGCCGCCGTCGACGACCTGGCCGGTCAGGCGGCAGCGCCAGGTGCCGGTCGGCAGTGTCAGCGACGTCCCCTGCCAGTCCCAGTTCTCGAACCGGCCCCCGAGCCCCATCACCAGACGGGGTGCGACGGTCGCGACCCGACCGGCGCGCAGGAAGGCCACCACGTGCCGGTCGCGCGGACCGTCGGCCCACAACGGGGCGTAGTCGCCGTCGGCACCGAACACCGCCGGCTGCTCGCGTCGGAGTCGCAGCGCCACGTGGGTGACCCACAGCTTCGCGGCGCCCTCGTCCATCCGGCTCAACAGCTCCACCGGATGCGCGTCCGCCTGCAGTTCCTTGAGCAGCTCCCGGTGACCGTCGAAGTCCACCGGACGGCGGTTGTCCGGGTCGACCAGCGACAGGTCCCAGCGCTCGGTGCCCTGGTAGACGTCCGGGATGCCCGGGGAGGTCAGCTTGAGCAGCGTCTGCGACAGGGAGGTCAGCCGGCCGGCGGGACGCACCCGCTCGAGCAGCGTGTCGAGCGCGGTCGTCACCTCGTCGTCGTCGAGCAGCCCCCGGACGTACGCCTCGAGGTCCGCCTCGTAGGCGGCGTCGGTCTCGATCCAGTCCGTGTACTGCTTGCCCTCACGGGCGGCCTTGTGCAGATAGGTGACCGCACGCTCGGCGGTGATCGGCCAGGCGCCCAACAGGGTCTGCAGGGTGAGGTACTCGTGGACCGCAGCCGGGCCACGTGCACCGCGGTGCCGTTCGGTGAGGGTGAACCACTCCTCGACCGCACGCACCCACAGGTCGGGCACCTCGGAGAGGACCGCCAGTCGTGCGCGCACGTCCTCGCTGCGCTTGGTGTCGTGCGTCGACGTGGACAGCATGCTGGTGGGCCAGTCACGCTGGCGTCGTCGGTTGGCCTCGTGGAACGCGGCCAGTTCGGTGCCGAGCGAGCTCGGGTCACCACCGACCTCGTTGACCGCCGCGAAGCGCAGGTAGCGGTAGAAGACGGTGTCCTCGACGCCCTTGGCCATCGCCGGGCCGGTGAGCTGCTGGAAGCGCATGACGAACTCGGTGGTCCCGACCCCGACCTGGTCGAGCAGCAGCACCTCCTCGAGCAGGTCCAGCGCCTCGTCGAGTTCCGGGTGCCCGGCGCGTGCCCGCGCGACCGCGGCCCGCACGTAGCGGCGATCGAGGTCCGCGACCGAGGCGAGCTCGGCGCGGACGTAGGTGCGGTAGACCGGGAAGGCGACCACGACCGCACGCAGGGCCGCGGACAGCTCGTCGGGCTCGGCGACCACGCCGGCCTGGCGGGCCAGGTCGGCGAAGGCGGTGCACAGGCCGTCGAACTCGGCGACGAGCAGGTGATCGAGGACCCGGTGCTTGGCGCGCTGCACGATCGCGGCGTACTCGGTCGCCTCGAGGTCGCCGTCGCGGGCCGCGAGCCGGCCGTAGAGCTCGTCGAGCACCTCGGCGGCGCCCGGCTCGACGAACAGGCCGAGCACCGCGTTGGCGAACTCGTACCCGGTGGTGCCGTCCACGGGCCAGTCGGCGCGCAGCGGCTCGTCGGCCTCGAGGATCTTCTCGACCACGATCCAGGCGTCTGGCGCGGCCTCGCGCAGCTGGGCGAAGTAGCCCAGCGGGTCGTACAGGCCGTCGGGATGGTCGATGCGCAGCCCGGTCACGATGCCGTCGGCGATCAGCTCCAGGGCCCGGCGATGGGCGTCGTCGAAGACCTGGGGGTCCTCGACCCGCAGACCACCGAGCGTGGTGATGTCGAAGAAGCGGCGGTAG
Coding sequences:
- the malQ gene encoding 4-alpha-glucanotransferase, which translates into the protein MADAARDDVEHPGPQRRTDEERRRTGGRSVEPDGWGIVTAYEDAFGAWAEVPAETRDALVRAMGGDPAEDRPPQVDAVLVVRVGETVSVPGAVELRLEDGTQRTLEGSVPDDVPTGYHDLVVEGRDTPRRLIVSPGRCHLPDDLVGWGWSVQLYAARSAGSWGIGDFADLRHLASWSADLGASTMLINPLDAVTPVAPRETSPYYPTSRRFLDPIYLRLDEVPGASDLEGFDRLADDGRALTDDRPIDRDRVMAAKLEVLERLWREGDGCGDEDEFLRFAQQRGEALAVFATFCALAEHHGTGWRQWPAEHRHPANEAVGTFSREHADRVRFHCWLQWLCDEQLRSAGAPLALLGDLPIGADPDGADAWAWQDVLATGVSVGAPPDELGPQGQNWTLPAFVPWKLEAARYEPFIDIVRAALRHVGGLRIDHVLGLFRMFWIPPEGTAADGAYVKMPTDDLFDILALESQRAGAFVVGEDLGTVPEGVREELDDRDVLRYQVWWFEQDPLEDWSEKALASVSTHDLPTVAGVWSGDDARMQAALGHEPDEEWHATLRERIVEATGVPADASAAEAVVALHRHLASAPNQLVLAQLDDAVAAPHRPNVPGTDRTARPENWALPLPVRLEDLPEHPTVQAVNTAMSHGRSQAAGRTPRD
- the treY gene encoding malto-oligosyltrehalose synthase, whose protein sequence is MSGRHVPTGTYRLQLHAGFPFTAAADEVPYLAELGVSHLYLSPSLQAAPGSTHGYDVVDPGRLSDELGGDAGFARLADACRSHGLHLVLDLVPNHVGLVSPANPWWVDVLRHGPDSRYADHFDIRWQRRGDGPPQVLVPHLGQPLEVELTEADDLRLSHEPAGDDPEDGYQVVYHEHAWPVRPGSLAAVGHDPADVAGTLAAFDRDRGRLFSLLGQQHYRLVHWQRANRELNYRRFFDITTLGGLRVEDPQVFDDAHRRALELIADGIVTGLRIDHPDGLYDPLGYFAQLREAAPDAWIVVEKILEADEPLRADWPVDGTTGYEFANAVLGLFVEPGAAEVLDELYGRLAARDGDLEATEYAAIVQRAKHRVLDHLLVAEFDGLCTAFADLARQAGVVAEPDELSAALRAVVVAFPVYRTYVRAELASVADLDRRYVRAAVARARAGHPELDEALDLLEEVLLLDQVGVGTTEFVMRFQQLTGPAMAKGVEDTVFYRYLRFAAVNEVGGDPSSLGTELAAFHEANRRRQRDWPTSMLSTSTHDTKRSEDVRARLAVLSEVPDLWVRAVEEWFTLTERHRGARGPAAVHEYLTLQTLLGAWPITAERAVTYLHKAAREGKQYTDWIETDAAYEADLEAYVRGLLDDDEVTTALDTLLERVRPAGRLTSLSQTLLKLTSPGIPDVYQGTERWDLSLVDPDNRRPVDFDGHRELLKELQADAHPVELLSRMDEGAAKLWVTHVALRLRREQPAVFGADGDYAPLWADGPRDRHVVAFLRAGRVATVAPRLVMGLGGRFENWDWQGTSLTLPTGTWRCRLTGQVVDGGRPVALAEILTAFPVALLVRDEDA